A DNA window from Babylonia areolata isolate BAREFJ2019XMU chromosome 28, ASM4173473v1, whole genome shotgun sequence contains the following coding sequences:
- the LOC143302108 gene encoding uncharacterized protein LOC143302108 yields MLKKLICSFFAVFVLVWGAESTPRGRRRDESCVLRMTPEIGVISTRSREDVSFVCDASCLGPLSRGQLVWKDQHDNPVPTFGHNRIHTVSYNRWMISRLLVRSALPQDSGVYTCEVQHEGQRLRYTASLQVEEDPKPRPDDGPRRGDIYVEPEPEFGHIRPVREASGARNSQEGLGLVRAPTVIRHVLNLEGDVHHLDEEETAPKSPELVVVNKADDEEEEEGDVVKSEARKAGRRERVRREADAGGAPPPAPPPDPSDTFTMKADDDAFNGTATQGPDNTAMPPMFNASNEPTWNETTASGGDFSSSPPVNGSDITVAIDVPLAPQNDSQSTPWFNQSQADAMLDGVSTEDSSLTEDPPTTSGMLNDFSTPTPSPDAGSKSRTTPKPSSGGGGGGIESSSTPKSSSSPRAESSSTPSSSSPSSSSSTSTSSTSGSGSGSVVGSGSKSSGGSSDDTSTTTTITTTTTTDSPGAIGKSAGAGDGETDFGRYGLVAFCLALAVIFLLLLALLLFFLLPRYCKNRKVFFFTRGHKEEGVKAEPVAEGSGEGNVILLGERPHKPLAPLSSATGLNGEFITSVDLEEEEKKKEKEDGEEPKEGAAAAPAEVEKAEEGEPEKKEPESFVSTFLIGRLSSSKAPEDAPVMSGNTANMEDNVFAPATSTPIIDEEKEKEGKKDDDDDTSSSSSDDRDSEPSSGNNSKDPADDLDPPKAEEQPPKSVDNGGGLMAEIHVHIDPTGGISVEDTHTDV; encoded by the exons ATGCTCAAGAAACTCATTTGCAGTTTCTTCGCCGTTTTTGTGCTCGTTTGGG GTGCCGAGAGCACACCACGTGGACGCAGGAGAGACGAGTCCTGTGTTCTGAGGATGACGCCGGAAATTGGCGTCATCAGTACGCGGTCCCGCGAAGACGTCAGCTTTGTCTGTGACGCCTCCTGCCTGGGTCCCCTGTCACGTGGTCAGCTGGTCTGGAAGGACCAGCACGACAACCCGGTGCCCACCTTTGGACACaacag aatccaCACGGTCAGCTACAACCGGTGGATGATCAGCCGTCTGTTAGTACGCTCCGCCTTGCCCCAGGACTCTGGGGTCTATACCTGTGAGGTCCAGCACGAGGGCCAACGCCTACGTTACACCGCAAGTCTGCAggtggaag AAGACCCCAAACCACGCCCGGACGACGGACCCAGACGAGGCGACATCTATGTGGAACCCGAGCCCGAGTTCGGCCACATCCGACCCGTTCGGGAAGCTTCGGGAGCACGTAACAGCCAGGAAGGCCTCGGATTGGTCAGAGCGCCCACAGTCATCCGCCACGTGCTGAACCTTGAGGGTGACGTGCATCACTTGGACGAGGAAGAAACTGCACCCAAGAGCCCAGAACTGGTGGTCGTCAACAAGgcggacgatgaggaggaggaggagggtgatgtcGTCAAGAGTGAGGCCCGGAAagcggggagaagggagagagtgcgGAGAGAGGCTGATGCCGGGGgcgcaccaccaccagcaccaccacctgaTCCCTCCGATACCTTCACGATGAAAGCTGATGATGACGCTTTCAACGGGACAGCTACACAAGGTCCTGACAACACCGCTATGCCGCCGATGTTCAACGCGTCTAACGAACCCACTTGGAACGAAACTACTGCGAGCGGCGGAGATTTCAGTTCGAGTCCCCCCGTGAACGGTTCTGACATCACCGTGGCCATCGACGTACCTCTTGCTCCCCAGAACGACAGCCAGTCGACGCCCTGGTTTAACCAGAGTCAGGCGGACGCAATGCTTGATGGAGTCTCCACAGAAGACAGCAGCCTGACGGAGGATCCACCCACAACCTCTGGCATGCTGAACGACTTCTCGACCCCAACCCCGTCACCAGATGCAGGGAGCAAGTCGCGTACAACCCCTAAGCCTAgctctggaggaggaggaggggggattgaGTCGTCTTCAACTCCCAAGTCCTCCTCCTCTCCAAGGGCTGAGTCGTCTtcaactccctcctcctcctctccaagtTCTTCGAGCAGCACATCCACAAGCTCCACATCAGGATCTGGGTCAGGGTCTGTCGTGGGATCCGGTTCAAAGTCTTCAGGGGGATCCTCGGacgacacctccaccaccaccaccatcaccaccaccaccaccaccgactccCCAGGGGCCATCGGCAAGTCTGCGGGAGCGGGTGACGGGGAGACGGACTTCGGGAGGTACGGGTTAGTGGCCTTCTGCCTGGCCCTTGCTGTAAtcttcctgctgctgctggcgCTGCTGCTGTTCTTCCTGCTGCCCAGGTACTGCAAGAACCGCAAGGTGTTCTTCTTCACCCGGGGCCACAAGGAGGAGGGGGTCAAGGCGGAGCCCGTGGCGGAAGGGAGCGGCGAGGGCAATGTCATCCTTCTCGGTGAACGACCGCACAAGCCTCTGGCCCCTCTCAGCTCCGCCACGGGGCTCAACGGAGAGTTCATCACCTCTGTggacctggaggaggaggagaagaagaaggagaaggaggacggggaggaaCCCAAGGAAGGAGCGGCGGCGGCGCCGgcggaagtggagaaggcggagGAAGGGGAACCTGAGAAGAAGGAGCctgagag CTTTGTCAGCACGTTCTTGATTGGACGCCTGAGCTCCAGCAAAGCACCGGAAGACGCTCCGGTGATGTCCGGAAACACCGCCAACATGGAGGACAACGTCTTCGCCccagccacctccacccccatcatcgacgaggagaaagagaaggaggggaagaaggacgacgacgatgacaccaGCTCCAGCTCTTCAGACGACCGCGACTCAGAACCAAGCAGCGGCAACAACTCCAAGGACCCCGCCGACGACCTTGACCCGCCAAAGGCCGAGGAGCAGCCCCCGAAATCTGTGGACAACGGCGGAGGACTGATGGCCGAGATTCACGTGCACATCGACCCGACTGGAGGCATCTccgtggaggacacacacactgatgtgtaa
- the LOC143301881 gene encoding uncharacterized protein LOC143301881, producing MRSAPHRTMITRTITTGCLTPNSHGQLLVVALLVSSFHCSSTEVSRETVHDDPFVVYPYRLLSTSPFGRIPDSALPGSEVLVDSSLPHFEATDHNRYLTLKLLHNDFYVDEETSTNNTGTNVTSSSKQHKPGFSSKGSHPSKSNGTTGDKKPFKGGALWPLDSLLPDGVRIDISGEKGNIAKISEKMAFTLDENLHIVVGTPDHFKDVDGIEFWVVAIQQEEGRRDRVVSNPLSFVIKIDHSAAPSGHGAPVYAGIVVLVVCLFALLIPLTVRTKRRLREGKPLCVCGSSSKKLQERQQGRGKGGQRQEREMGKAETGSVTGTGSDATGTGSGVAGTGRDVTGTGSVDVPTTTRKASLTADSRASAKEYDNLAMILEGRQRLDTGTGTGTGATERRASQTIQSRNLRSVSEHHFQPHWLDPHYKDVYERPVFRAPQHVPPAPAHAPASVPVPASAGSSSSSSFTRVTFSADVVEAPPTPTAPNNPDDKEKESRL from the exons ATGCGGTCAGCTCCACACCGCACAATGATAACACGAACGATAACAACTGGCTGTCTAACGCCAAACAGCCACGGACAGCTGCTGGTTGTGGCGCTGTTGGTGTCTTCCTTTCACTGCTCGTCCACTGAAGTTTCGCGAGAGACGG TGCACGATGACCCGTTCGTGGTGTACCCTTACCGTCTACTCAGCACCTCTCCCTTCGGCAGGATCCCCGATAGCGCACTGCCCGGCTCCGAGGTGCTGGTCGACTCCTCGCTTCCCCACTTTGAGGCCACTGACCACAACCGTTACCTCACGCTTAAGCTCCTCCATAACGACTTCTACGTGGATGAg GAAACGTCCACCAATAACACCGGCACAAACGTCACCTCCAGCTCCAAGCAACACAAGCCAGGCTTCTCCTCCAAGGGATCCCATCCCAGCAAATCCAACGGCACCACGGGGGACAAAAAGCCCTTCAAGGGAGGGGCACTGTGGCCCTTGGACTCTCTCCTACCAGACGGGGTTCGGATCGACATCAGTGGAGAGAAAGGCAACATCGCTAAG ATCAGCGAGAAAATGGCCTTCACCTTGGACGAGAACCTACATATTGTGGTGGGCACACCTGACCACTTTAAAGACGTGGATGGTATTGAGttttgg GTTGTCGCGATCCAGCAGGAGGAAGGCCGGAGGGACCGCGTGGTGTCCAACCCCCTGTCCTTCGTTATAAAGATCGACCACAGCGCCGCCCCCTCGGGTCACGGCGCCCCCGTTTACGCTGgcatcgtcgtcctcgtcgtctgCCTCTTCGCTCTGCTCATCCCGCTCACCGTCAGGACCAAGCGACGCCTGCGAGAAGGGAAGCCGCTCTGCGtctgtggcagcagcagcaaaaaactgCAGGAGCGGCAGCAGGGACGGGGGAAAGGGGGGCAACGACAGGAGAGGGAAATGGGGAAAGCGGAAACCGGAAGCGTCACCGGAACCGGAAGTGACGCGACCGGAACAGGAAGTGGCGTCGCCGGAACCGGAAGAGACGTCACCGGAACTGGAAGTGTGgacgtccccaccaccaccaggaagGCGTCCCTCACCGCAGATTCCCGCGCCTCTGCCAAAGAGTACGATAACCTGGCGATGATTCTGGAAGGACGGCAGAGACTGGACAcgggcacgggcacgggcacGGGCGCAACGGAGCGCAGGGCGTCGCAGACGATCCAGAGCCGGAACCTGAGGTCGGTGTCCGAGCACCACTTCCAGCCTCACTGGCTGGACCCTCACTACAAGGACGTGTACGAGCGCCCCGTGTTCAGAGCCCCCCAGCATGTGCCACCCGCCCCGGCCCACGCCCCCGCTTCTGTCCCTGTCCCCGCCTCCgcgggctcctcctcctcctcctccttcacccgcGTCACGTTCTCCGCTGACGTAGTCGAAGCCCCGCCCACCCCTACCGCGCCCAACAACCCCGATGACAAGGAAAAGGAAAGCAGGTTATAG